In Paenibacillus sp. G2S3, a single window of DNA contains:
- a CDS encoding deoxyribonuclease IV, whose protein sequence is MTNSPQIGAHVSIRGGYGRAARFAWESGATCFQYFPKNPRSLKLKQVDVRDTRDCALFCLDKGIASIAHTPYGINMAAGVEDATPRKIYVASLLNDLEIAEACGSSGIVVHFGHFGGMEPLQGYQNIIQCMNEVLQSWGGRTKLLIENQAGNHGTEGITLEELVKVRELSQFPEKIGFCLDTCHAYAAGIWNPERTEEFIERGKKLGFWPHLVAVHLNDSKFPFDSRRDRHAGIGQGHIGEQGLISLLTSKHLRSSAVVMETEKGADGSHRKEIATVRGWFEAEA, encoded by the coding sequence ATGACGAATAGCCCCCAAATAGGGGCACATGTTAGCATTCGCGGTGGTTATGGGAGAGCTGCCCGATTCGCTTGGGAGAGCGGTGCAACATGTTTTCAATATTTTCCTAAAAATCCACGTAGTTTGAAACTTAAACAGGTGGATGTACGAGATACGAGGGATTGTGCTCTCTTTTGTCTAGACAAAGGGATCGCTTCGATTGCTCACACTCCGTATGGAATTAACATGGCGGCTGGTGTAGAGGATGCCACTCCGCGCAAGATTTATGTGGCATCTCTTTTAAATGATCTGGAGATTGCAGAAGCTTGTGGTTCATCAGGCATCGTTGTTCATTTTGGACATTTTGGTGGAATGGAGCCGTTACAAGGCTATCAAAATATTATACAATGTATGAATGAGGTGCTACAGTCCTGGGGTGGTCGTACTAAGCTGCTTATTGAGAATCAAGCGGGCAACCATGGAACTGAAGGGATTACGCTTGAAGAACTCGTGAAAGTTCGAGAGCTTAGCCAATTTCCGGAGAAAATAGGATTTTGTTTGGACACCTGTCATGCCTACGCAGCTGGTATCTGGAATCCTGAGCGAACGGAAGAGTTCATTGAACGAGGAAAGAAGCTTGGATTTTGGCCACATCTTGTTGCTGTTCATCTTAATGATTCTAAATTTCCTTTTGACTCAAGACGTGACAGACATGCTGGAATCGGACAAGGACATATTGGAGAGCAGGGGCTGATAAGCTTATTGACTTCCAAGCATTTACGAAGCTCAGCTGTTGTCATGGAAACGGAGAAGGGTGCGGATGGCAGTCACCGAAAAGAGATTGCTACAGTGCGTGGCTGGTTTGAAGCGGAGGCGTAA
- a CDS encoding thioredoxin family protein, with protein MKTMNEVELLGALNRSGEPLVVFFHTPLCGTCKAAERMLEVAAHLLPADLQMVAGNVNMLPNLVQQYRITSVPALLVASAEREDDPNIYYSMVSVERVLEYIRSVIS; from the coding sequence ATGAAGACAATGAATGAAGTGGAATTGCTGGGGGCGCTTAATCGTTCGGGAGAACCGCTTGTCGTATTCTTTCACACTCCATTGTGTGGTACTTGTAAGGCTGCTGAACGTATGTTAGAGGTGGCGGCCCACTTATTGCCTGCTGACCTCCAGATGGTTGCAGGAAATGTGAACATGCTGCCGAATTTGGTACAACAATATCGTATAACGAGCGTTCCTGCACTACTTGTAGCTTCTGCAGAACGAGAAGATGATCCGAATATTTATTATTCCATGGTTTCAGTTGAGCGAGTACTGGAATACATAAGGAGTGTTATATCATAA
- a CDS encoding SAM-dependent methyltransferase, with translation MNDLRQDTEEQNIAPEEVVYSRYICTANHGFAPYAQEELRRLFGAVKSTLLLPGEIFLATLQCEPEEVTRLLTQNLPIFLRHIQPVQFQDEGTMEALQRLAVYLSRHTELEGEKVSLNVRKGDPSFWQESPGELREWLQEQLQSLGAEFTVQDPAWVISVYADGNALYAGVSRPEANLSGWNGGAIRFRKEDGQISRAKFKLMEAEKEFDIPFYSFRNALDIGASPGGWTSFLLERGMKVTAVDPALMHESLRNYPGLKILRKNAGEVKFRDNEFDLLVCDMSWSPKLMAKLVTGLLHSLSPGGTAIVTVKLMHKKPLAMIKEIIAMFEGERMQIQRAKQLFHNRDEITLYMIKY, from the coding sequence TTGAACGATTTAAGACAAGATACCGAAGAGCAGAACATTGCTCCGGAAGAAGTAGTGTATTCCCGATATATTTGTACAGCTAATCACGGCTTTGCGCCTTATGCGCAAGAAGAGCTTCGCCGTTTATTCGGTGCTGTGAAGAGTACCTTGTTGCTACCGGGAGAAATCTTTCTGGCTACCTTGCAATGTGAACCAGAGGAAGTAACGCGGCTACTCACACAGAATCTTCCCATTTTCCTGCGTCATATACAGCCTGTTCAGTTTCAGGATGAAGGAACCATGGAGGCCCTACAGCGTTTGGCGGTGTATTTAAGTCGTCACACTGAGCTTGAAGGGGAAAAAGTTTCTCTGAACGTTCGTAAAGGAGATCCTTCCTTCTGGCAGGAAAGTCCGGGAGAACTTCGTGAATGGCTGCAAGAGCAATTGCAGAGCTTAGGCGCAGAATTTACAGTGCAAGATCCAGCCTGGGTCATTTCTGTCTATGCAGACGGGAATGCCTTATATGCAGGTGTATCCAGACCAGAAGCGAATTTATCTGGATGGAATGGCGGTGCGATCCGTTTTCGTAAGGAAGATGGACAAATCTCACGCGCCAAGTTCAAACTAATGGAGGCCGAGAAGGAGTTTGATATTCCTTTTTACAGCTTCCGTAATGCGTTAGATATTGGCGCTTCTCCAGGTGGGTGGACTTCTTTCTTGCTGGAACGTGGAATGAAGGTTACGGCGGTTGACCCTGCATTAATGCATGAATCCCTTCGTAATTATCCTGGTTTGAAAATCCTTCGTAAAAACGCCGGAGAAGTGAAATTCCGGGACAATGAATTTGATCTGCTCGTTTGCGATATGAGCTGGAGTCCTAAGCTGATGGCGAAGCTTGTAACCGGGCTGCTACACAGTCTGTCGCCGGGTGGGACAGCCATTGTGACTGTAAAGCTGATGCATAAGAAACCTCTGGCGATGATCAAGGAGATTATTGCGATGTTTGAAGGGGAGCGCATGCAGATTCAGCGTGCAAAGCAGCTGTTCCATAATCGTGACGAGATTACACTTTATATGATTAAATACTAA
- a CDS encoding ATP-binding cassette domain-containing protein, with protein MISLQHLSLRREESLILDDVSLEVKEGENWVILGRNGSGKTTILEMMTGYLFPSKGTVEVLGYKYGQCDVREVRKEIGYIGPSLMEKMSLNDPVWEVVATGAYAYLRFYETIPTEVKEKAISMLEDMNLGNMAFHPFGTLSQGERKKAMLARCLMADPKLLIMDEPCAGLDLYEREKMLAEIDKLRQRNVSVVYVTHHVEEIVPLFTHVALIREGKLAGSGPKEEVLTKEMILATYDIPVDVEWDSGRPWIKIRPGGKTI; from the coding sequence ATTATTTCATTACAACATTTATCTCTTCGCAGGGAAGAAAGCTTAATCTTGGACGATGTGTCGCTAGAAGTTAAAGAAGGTGAGAACTGGGTCATTTTGGGACGGAATGGCTCCGGTAAAACCACAATTTTAGAGATGATGACGGGTTATTTATTTCCTAGCAAAGGGACTGTAGAAGTGCTGGGTTATAAATATGGGCAATGTGATGTACGTGAGGTTCGTAAAGAAATCGGATATATCGGTCCTTCCTTGATGGAAAAGATGAGCTTAAATGATCCAGTGTGGGAGGTCGTAGCTACAGGGGCTTACGCTTATTTGCGTTTTTACGAGACGATTCCTACCGAAGTAAAAGAGAAAGCAATCAGCATGCTGGAAGATATGAATCTAGGCAATATGGCATTTCATCCTTTTGGGACCTTGTCACAGGGAGAACGTAAAAAAGCTATGCTGGCAAGATGTCTTATGGCTGACCCTAAGTTATTGATTATGGACGAGCCTTGTGCCGGCCTTGATCTATATGAAAGGGAAAAAATGCTGGCTGAAATAGACAAGCTGAGACAGCGTAATGTTTCTGTAGTGTACGTAACTCACCATGTGGAAGAAATTGTCCCACTTTTTACGCATGTTGCATTAATTCGTGAGGGTAAGCTAGCTGGATCTGGACCGAAAGAAGAAGTATTAACGAAAGAAATGATCTTGGCCACTTATGATATTCCTGTTGATGTTGAATGGGATAGCGGTCGTCCCTGGATTAAAATTAGACCTGGAGGCAAAACGATTTGA
- a CDS encoding cyclic-phosphate processing receiver domain-containing protein, translating to MIHIYMDDLRKVPKGFTLARTTEECLLMLRECEVGILSLDYDMGPDDYSGGEVVRRIVLEGIYPREIYLHTSSLWGRREMYEILYAAKPEGMLLVNGPLSSDKLRDIAGETDLK from the coding sequence GTGATTCATATTTATATGGACGACCTTAGAAAGGTACCTAAAGGTTTCACTTTGGCTCGTACCACTGAAGAATGTCTTCTGATGCTGCGTGAATGCGAGGTCGGTATTTTATCATTGGATTATGATATGGGGCCAGATGATTATTCTGGCGGTGAGGTTGTCAGACGAATTGTACTGGAAGGGATATACCCCCGAGAAATCTATTTGCACACCTCTAGCCTATGGGGGCGAAGGGAAATGTATGAAATCTTATATGCTGCCAAACCTGAGGGGATGCTTTTGGTAAATGGTCCCCTGAGTTCTGATAAGCTTCGTGATATCGCTGGGGAGACGGATTTGAAATGA
- a CDS encoding serine/threonine-protein kinase, giving the protein MYFETKLKMGQVIDERYRISGLIGKGGMSVVYLADDLRLKGKRWAVKESLCLDELHSDIQAEADMLITLDHPRLPRIVDFYLPDREGYSYLIMDYIEGMSLSQLMKDNPGPLPSDFIIQTAKQLLEVLQYLHGHHPPIIYRDLKPSNIMLTLQKELMLIDFGIARSYKRGISEDTVKLGTVGFAAPEQYGSGQSQPVSDLYGLGALILNMATGGQCSHWESGMEDRLYNHMPASIIPIIRRLLRHHPEERYQNAGAVLQALVRVESEMDRVNDFPISVPRSLEKRKAMVIALLGVASGLGTTHTSLAMSSLLAQKGAAAWVDFSPNSLVYNRIRSMLYSQITTIPYTDEQSVFSWKGVHYWKRPVNGEMADLLRGDYQYVVLDLGTGEYEGALDEFKYSDIPFLIASGADWRLEEILLWIKRKRIPPEMNWRVGLPLAEHSSAQLLQAAIGTDKVYGLPFQQDPFKPRGKLVEVFNEMFEEVFDVPTKVKSRSFFKRKAE; this is encoded by the coding sequence TTGTATTTTGAGACGAAGCTTAAGATGGGACAGGTTATTGATGAAAGATACAGAATTTCGGGGCTGATTGGTAAAGGTGGGATGAGTGTTGTTTATCTGGCGGATGATTTGCGGCTAAAGGGAAAACGATGGGCTGTAAAAGAAAGCTTATGCTTAGATGAGCTGCATTCAGACATCCAGGCGGAAGCTGATATGTTAATTACACTAGATCACCCACGTCTGCCGCGTATTGTCGATTTCTATCTTCCAGATCGAGAAGGGTATTCCTATTTAATTATGGACTACATTGAAGGTATGAGTTTGAGCCAGCTAATGAAGGATAATCCCGGACCTTTGCCAAGTGACTTCATCATTCAGACGGCTAAACAGCTTTTAGAAGTCCTTCAATATCTGCATGGTCATCATCCTCCGATTATCTATCGTGATCTAAAGCCTTCAAACATCATGCTGACGCTGCAAAAAGAACTGATGTTAATTGACTTTGGAATCGCTCGAAGCTACAAACGCGGTATATCCGAAGATACGGTTAAGCTGGGTACGGTTGGCTTCGCGGCACCTGAGCAATATGGAAGTGGTCAAAGTCAGCCGGTATCCGATTTATATGGACTAGGAGCATTAATTCTAAATATGGCAACTGGAGGTCAATGTAGTCATTGGGAGTCTGGGATGGAGGATCGGCTATATAATCATATGCCAGCTAGCATTATTCCAATTATAAGACGCTTATTACGACATCACCCAGAGGAGCGTTATCAGAATGCAGGAGCCGTTCTTCAGGCGTTAGTTCGTGTGGAATCCGAAATGGACAGAGTAAATGATTTTCCTATTTCAGTCCCACGTTCTCTGGAAAAGCGAAAAGCGATGGTCATTGCCTTACTCGGAGTAGCTTCAGGTCTTGGAACAACGCATACTTCATTAGCGATGAGCAGCCTACTTGCACAGAAGGGGGCAGCTGCATGGGTTGATTTTTCTCCGAATTCATTGGTATATAACCGCATTCGCAGCATGCTATATTCACAGATTACAACTATCCCATATACGGACGAACAATCTGTTTTTTCATGGAAAGGGGTTCATTATTGGAAACGTCCAGTCAACGGGGAAATGGCTGATTTATTGAGAGGGGATTATCAATATGTGGTGTTGGATCTCGGCACTGGTGAATATGAAGGGGCTTTGGATGAGTTTAAATATAGCGATATACCGTTTTTAATTGCCTCAGGTGCAGATTGGCGTCTTGAAGAAATACTTCTATGGATTAAGAGAAAGCGAATACCTCCTGAAATGAATTGGAGGGTGGGGTTACCGCTAGCTGAACACTCGTCTGCACAACTGCTACAGGCCGCTATAGGTACAGATAAGGTGTATGGACTGCCTTTTCAGCAAGATCCATTCAAGCCTAGGGGGAAATTGGTAGAAGTGTTCAATGAAATGTTTGAGGAAGTATTTGATGTACCAACTAAGGTGAAAAGCCGTAGTTTTTTCAAAAGAAAGGCTGAATAA